One Spirochaeta africana DSM 8902 genomic window carries:
- the lnt gene encoding apolipoprotein N-acyltransferase, whose amino-acid sequence MNSSGYTTVSGRQRLHHAAAAAFSALLLPLSLPSPLFELGSPLLGIVALIPLYLALAGTDSVRSAARLGVLFGALSTTTGSFWLAFFQDFSVWTLGGAVAGYAVYNALLFPFLHRSLQARLPWRPLWFAAIWTGYELLKSIGFLGYPWGLIAYSWNEVIPFIQIADLFGVYGVSFLLVLTNAVLAEFCRESKLSLLQGTTALLAVLTVATWLYGFHALQRDIPRLDELDTVLVQNDGDAWQPGAFWQELEKTQDLTSLAVQHGPVPDMVIWSETILRYPIQEHRRLYRHNPHRQPFLEFLGELPVPLLTGGAYLIDEQQHDLINAALLLDQDGIVQQVYGKQQLVPFAETIPFFEFAPVRRFFAEVIGLRSMWLSGMEYRLFEVETRSGNRLQYGTPICFEDAFAHITRDMARLGADFFVNLTNNSWSRTESAQTQHFAAARFRSIETRRTLVRATNSGLTSVVDPWGRLSASLPMFTPTVLRTDVPIYRPRTESVYLLTGDLFAWICLLGSLAGLAAAWLASAGQATATVRLSSDGQLSATGQTIPE is encoded by the coding sequence ATGAACAGCTCCGGATATACAACCGTGTCAGGCCGGCAACGGTTACACCATGCTGCTGCGGCAGCCTTCAGTGCCCTGCTGCTTCCCCTCTCGCTGCCCAGCCCCCTGTTCGAGCTGGGCTCCCCCCTTCTGGGGATAGTTGCCCTGATTCCGCTGTACCTGGCGCTTGCCGGAACCGACAGTGTCCGCAGCGCCGCCCGCCTCGGGGTACTGTTTGGCGCGCTGTCTACTACGACAGGAAGCTTCTGGCTGGCTTTTTTCCAGGATTTCTCCGTCTGGACGCTGGGGGGCGCAGTTGCAGGTTATGCGGTCTACAACGCCCTGCTGTTTCCGTTTTTACACCGCAGCCTGCAGGCCAGGCTCCCCTGGCGACCGCTGTGGTTCGCTGCCATCTGGACCGGGTACGAACTGCTGAAATCCATCGGTTTCCTCGGCTATCCCTGGGGGCTGATCGCCTACAGCTGGAATGAGGTTATCCCGTTTATCCAGATCGCCGACCTGTTCGGCGTCTATGGTGTATCGTTCCTGCTGGTACTGACAAATGCGGTGCTGGCGGAGTTCTGTCGTGAATCAAAACTGTCGCTGCTGCAGGGCACCACCGCCCTGCTGGCGGTTCTGACCGTGGCAACCTGGCTGTACGGCTTTCATGCGCTGCAGCGGGACATCCCGCGGCTGGACGAGCTGGACACGGTACTGGTGCAAAATGACGGCGATGCATGGCAGCCCGGTGCATTCTGGCAGGAGCTGGAAAAGACCCAGGATCTTACCTCGCTTGCCGTACAACACGGACCGGTACCGGATATGGTAATCTGGAGCGAGACCATCCTGCGATACCCTATCCAGGAACACCGACGGCTGTATCGGCATAATCCGCATCGCCAGCCCTTTCTGGAATTTCTTGGCGAGCTGCCCGTGCCTTTGCTTACCGGCGGGGCATATCTGATAGATGAGCAGCAGCATGACCTGATAAATGCTGCCCTGCTGCTGGACCAGGACGGGATCGTGCAGCAGGTATACGGCAAGCAACAGCTGGTCCCCTTTGCCGAAACCATACCCTTCTTCGAGTTCGCACCGGTGCGCCGCTTCTTTGCAGAGGTAATCGGCCTGCGATCAATGTGGCTCAGCGGAATGGAATATCGCCTGTTCGAGGTGGAGACGCGCAGCGGCAACCGATTGCAGTACGGAACCCCGATCTGCTTCGAGGATGCATTCGCCCACATTACCCGTGACATGGCACGCCTTGGGGCTGACTTCTTTGTTAACCTTACCAACAACTCATGGTCGCGCACCGAAAGCGCCCAGACGCAGCATTTTGCTGCGGCTCGCTTTCGCAGCATAGAAACCAGGCGAACCCTGGTGCGCGCCACCAACTCAGGCCTGACATCGGTGGTTGATCCCTGGGGCCGGCTATCCGCATCCCTGCCGATGTTCACCCCCACAGTGCTGCGTACCGATGTCCCGATCTATCGCCCCCGAACGGAATCGGTGTATCTGCTTACCGGCGATCTGTTTGCCTGGATCTGTCTGCTGGGAAGCCTGGCCGGGCTGGCTGCAGCCTGGTTGGCATCCGCCGGTCAGGCTACAGCTACTGTCAGGCTGTCATCCGACGGTCAGCTGTCAGCCACCGGCCAGACGATCCCGGAATAA
- a CDS encoding type B 50S ribosomal protein L31 — protein MKKDIHPNFREVAFKDSATGTLFITRSTVETKETVTHEGTEYPMSLLDISSASHPFYTGKQQLVDTAGRVERFNRKYNIKPKG, from the coding sequence ATGAAGAAAGATATTCATCCGAACTTTCGTGAGGTGGCTTTCAAGGACAGTGCGACTGGAACCCTGTTTATCACCCGCTCAACGGTAGAAACCAAAGAAACCGTTACCCACGAGGGCACGGAATATCCGATGTCACTGCTTGATATCAGCAGTGCGAGCCACCCGTTTTACACCGGCAAGCAGCAGCTGGTAGATACCGCCGGTCGTGTCGAGCGCTTTAACCGCAAGTACAACATCAAGCCCAAGGGCTGA